One window of uncultured Campylobacter sp. genomic DNA carries:
- a CDS encoding leucyl aminopeptidase, producing the protein MKVKLLDRKINEIEADFEVILVVDKNLNHEFIKDTDKFALFNYKGEGNLLLAESGRLYVGIKELSFDRLRAALASAYNALKGYAIKNFKIAFYKCGCDRRSTMAMVEGVLLGGYEFNKYKSDKKSSGLNEILISTQEYGGGSPDVQKMNCGVQQGIVMANAANFARDGVNEIPEIYTPEKMASEAEILASNYDDVSVKIYDEDFLREQNMNAFLAVNRSSAHPPRLIHLIYKPQRCLKRIVFVGKGLTYDSGGLSLKPADYMLTMKSDKSGALAAMGIIKGAAELELPFEIHAVIGATENMIGGDSYKPDDVLLSRSGVSIEVRNTDAEGRLVLADCLSYAQDLAPDLLIDMATLTGACVVGLGEYTSGIMGNSEELKRKFKDLSGCSGELFSILEFNDYLRELIKSSIADVSNCASSRYGGAITAGLFLDKFIKDEYKDKWLHLDIAGPAYLEKAWGYYAAGATGAGVRANLYFLQALAKELKDA; encoded by the coding sequence ATGAAAGTAAAACTGCTAGATCGTAAAATTAACGAGATAGAGGCGGATTTTGAAGTTATTTTAGTTGTGGATAAAAATTTAAATCACGAATTTATTAAAGACACGGATAAGTTTGCGCTTTTTAATTACAAAGGCGAGGGCAATCTGCTGCTTGCCGAGAGCGGACGGCTGTACGTGGGGATCAAAGAGCTTAGCTTCGATAGGCTGCGAGCAGCGCTTGCGAGCGCATACAACGCGCTTAAGGGCTACGCGATTAAAAATTTTAAAATCGCCTTTTACAAATGCGGCTGCGACCGCAGAAGCACGATGGCGATGGTCGAGGGCGTGCTTTTGGGCGGCTATGAGTTTAATAAATACAAAAGCGATAAAAAAAGCTCCGGCTTGAATGAAATTTTAATCTCTACGCAGGAGTACGGCGGCGGTAGCCCCGATGTGCAAAAGATGAACTGCGGCGTGCAGCAGGGCATCGTGATGGCAAACGCCGCAAATTTTGCGCGCGACGGCGTCAATGAGATCCCTGAAATTTACACGCCCGAAAAGATGGCGAGCGAGGCTGAAATTTTGGCGTCTAACTACGACGACGTGAGCGTTAAAATTTACGACGAGGATTTTTTGCGCGAGCAGAATATGAATGCGTTTTTGGCGGTCAATCGCTCCAGCGCTCATCCGCCGCGCCTCATTCATCTGATCTATAAGCCGCAGCGCTGCCTAAAGCGCATCGTTTTCGTGGGCAAAGGGCTTACTTACGACAGCGGCGGGCTAAGCTTAAAGCCTGCCGATTATATGCTTACGATGAAAAGCGATAAAAGCGGCGCACTTGCTGCGATGGGTATCATCAAGGGCGCTGCCGAGCTTGAGTTACCGTTTGAGATACACGCGGTTATCGGCGCTACTGAAAATATGATCGGCGGCGATTCGTATAAACCCGACGACGTGCTACTTAGCCGCAGCGGCGTGAGTATCGAGGTGCGAAACACCGACGCGGAGGGGCGGCTCGTGCTTGCCGACTGCCTAAGCTACGCGCAGGATCTTGCCCCCGATCTGCTAATCGATATGGCGACGCTAACCGGCGCTTGCGTCGTGGGGCTAGGCGAATACACTAGTGGCATCATGGGAAACAGCGAGGAGCTAAAGCGTAAATTTAAAGATCTTAGCGGCTGCAGCGGCGAGCTATTTAGCATTTTGGAATTTAACGATTATCTGCGCGAGCTAATTAAAAGCAGTATTGCAGACGTCTCCAACTGCGCTTCCAGTAGATACGGCGGCGCGATAACTGCAGGGCTGTTTTTGGATAAATTTATAAAAGACGAGTATAAAGACAAGTGGCTGCACCTTGATATCGCAGGGCCTGCGTATCTGGAAAAGGCGTGGGGCTATTACGCAGCGGGCGCGACTGGCGCGGGCGTGAGAGCAAACTTATATTTCTTGCAGGCTCTAGCCAAAGAGCTAAAGGACGCGTAG
- a CDS encoding DedA family protein: MEELLKNLLQEYHQYAYIVLFVWCILEGEIALILGGIMAHEGHINLPLGIFVAGLGAFCGDQFYFYIGRYNKKYISKKLAAQRRKFAIAHLLLQRYGWPIILMQRYMYGFRVIIPMSIGITRYSAKKFAIINLFSAWCWSGATMVLAWYFGEEIWSGLRLIEQHWYFAIPIIGGILYLFFRLFKRMENHFMNSRKERDESKTARS, from the coding sequence TTGGAAGAGCTACTTAAAAATTTACTGCAAGAATACCACCAATACGCCTATATCGTGCTTTTCGTTTGGTGCATTTTAGAAGGCGAAATCGCGCTGATTTTAGGCGGCATAATGGCGCACGAGGGACATATAAATTTGCCGCTAGGTATCTTTGTCGCGGGCCTTGGGGCGTTTTGCGGCGATCAGTTTTATTTTTATATCGGTCGCTACAACAAAAAATATATCAGTAAAAAGCTCGCGGCGCAGCGCCGAAAATTTGCGATCGCGCACCTACTTTTGCAACGCTACGGCTGGCCGATAATTTTAATGCAGCGCTATATGTATGGCTTCCGCGTCATCATCCCGATGAGTATCGGCATCACTCGCTACAGCGCAAAGAAATTTGCGATTATCAATCTTTTTAGCGCTTGGTGCTGGTCGGGTGCGACGATGGTTTTGGCGTGGTATTTCGGCGAGGAGATCTGGAGCGGGCTGCGGCTAATCGAGCAACACTGGTATTTTGCGATACCTATCATAGGCGGGATTTTATATCTATTTTTTAGGTTATTTAAACGTATGGAAAATCACTTTATGAACTCACGAAAGGAACGAGATGAAAGTAAAACTGCTAGATCGTAA
- a CDS encoding adenine phosphoribosyltransferase → MKSLSSEQKSYLFRSIRTVRDFPKPGILFYDITTLVGDREAFNFLLDHLAERYADYGLDYIVGIESRGFIFAAALAARLRVAFVPIRKPKKLPYITISQKYSLEYGFDQVEMHVDAFSGVQDAKVLLIDDLIATGGTARAALDLIAQTQAKCVEACFLLNLRELNDLGEFSRRTNVYCVLEA, encoded by the coding sequence ATGAAAAGCCTAAGCAGCGAGCAAAAAAGCTATTTATTTCGCTCGATCCGCACCGTGCGTGACTTCCCAAAGCCCGGTATTTTGTTTTACGATATCACGACGCTCGTAGGCGATCGCGAGGCGTTTAATTTCCTACTTGATCATCTAGCCGAGCGCTATGCCGATTACGGACTTGATTACATAGTAGGCATAGAAAGTCGCGGATTTATTTTTGCAGCGGCACTTGCTGCGAGGTTGAGAGTAGCTTTTGTGCCAATTAGAAAGCCAAAGAAGCTTCCTTATATCACGATTTCGCAAAAATACAGCCTTGAATATGGCTTCGATCAAGTCGAGATGCATGTGGATGCATTCTCCGGCGTGCAGGATGCCAAGGTGCTGCTAATCGACGATCTTATCGCCACCGGAGGCACCGCACGGGCGGCATTAGATCTCATCGCGCAGACGCAGGCTAAGTGCGTCGAGGCGTGCTTTTTATTAAATTTGCGCGAGTTAAACGATCTAGGCGAGTTTTCGCGTCGCACAAACGTTTATTGCGTTTTAGAGGCGTAA
- the lepB gene encoding signal peptidase I — protein sequence MKILSKIYHFLSSWTGTVIVVLFVILFVAQAFVIPSGSMRTTLLEGDFLFVKKFSYGIPTPHIPFVEWQVAPDSDGDGHIIRGEGPKRGDIVVFRYPINEKMHFVKRNFAVGGDEVIFDLNNFYLRPHEGDEFIAANYDARDIVILGGEKYVKEPYKFKGIHYDPNARNSMLTNVKIALEKGEFSMNPISLSEIPHSLEAAGISFNAFYIKVPQDEYFMIGDNRNNSADSRFWGPVPYRLIVGKPWFTYFSIDADRKIRWERIGRFVDTLQNDESLIYEQK from the coding sequence ATGAAAATACTAAGCAAAATTTATCACTTTTTATCGAGTTGGACGGGGACGGTCATCGTCGTTTTATTCGTCATTCTTTTTGTGGCGCAAGCCTTCGTGATCCCCAGCGGATCGATGCGCACTACGCTTTTAGAGGGCGATTTTTTATTCGTTAAAAAATTTAGCTACGGCATCCCGACCCCGCATATTCCATTTGTAGAGTGGCAGGTAGCTCCTGATAGCGACGGAGATGGGCATATCATCCGCGGCGAGGGTCCGAAGCGCGGTGATATCGTGGTTTTTCGCTATCCGATTAATGAAAAAATGCACTTTGTAAAGCGAAATTTTGCCGTAGGCGGCGACGAGGTGATATTTGATCTGAATAATTTCTACCTTCGTCCGCATGAAGGCGACGAGTTCATTGCCGCAAACTACGATGCTCGCGACATTGTGATTTTAGGTGGCGAAAAATATGTCAAAGAGCCGTATAAATTTAAGGGCATTCACTACGACCCTAATGCTAGAAACTCGATGCTAACAAATGTCAAAATCGCACTTGAGAAGGGTGAATTTTCTATGAATCCCATTAGTCTAAGCGAAATTCCTCACAGCTTAGAAGCTGCGGGGATAAGCTTCAATGCCTTTTACATCAAAGTGCCGCAGGATGAGTATTTTATGATAGGCGATAATCGAAATAATTCCGCCGATAGCCGCTTTTGGGGTCCGGTACCCTATCGTCTGATCGTCGGTAAGCCGTGGTTTACATATTTTAGTATCGATGCCGATCGCAAGATCCGCTGGGAGCGAATCGGGCGTTTCGTCGATACCTTGCAAAATGACGAGAGCCTAATCTACGAGCAAAAATAA